The window ACTTTGCCAATGTCCAGACCGTCTCGCAATTGTTATCGGCTTATCAGGCGGCAAAGTCGAGTCTTCCGTTTGAAGTCGATATCCCAGAGGCTTGTGAAAACGTATCCGATTATGCCAATGATTTCTTGGTGGCGATATTGGCCAAGGCCAATGCCGCCTTGAGTGATACGCAGGCGCGGCTGATTGCCGGTTGGGTCAAGCATCTGGATGTGTATTGTGCCGTGAAATCGGTAGAGTCGTTTGTCTATAGCCATGCCGACCTAAAATTACTGGAAATCGCCCCGAGCTATAAGTGGGATGTGGTATTTGATCACATGGCGATTCGTTGTGGTTCACGCGCGCATCAGGATGCGGAGCGAGTTTCGGAATTGCTCAAAAAACATCATGGCTATGTTGCAACCCAATTTCCAGGCGAGGCCTTTTATCAGTTTCCCGATGGCTGGAATGCCTATCCTGTCTATAAAATACTGAGCAATGGCCAGGCATTGCGGGTGTTTGTTGATCAGTCCGATGCCGATCATCCAGCACAGATCATTCAACACTGGAATAAAGTGTATGGCTATACGGCACATCACCTCGGTATCCGTGCCACTACGTTACGTAATGGTGTGCGCGTCGCGGTGCCGCTGGCCGAGGTCATGGCGGCATTGGAAAAAGAAGGCATCAAAATCATGACGCCGACAGGGCAATATACGCAGGGCGCGTTATTGCAAGTGTTTACCCAGCCAGAATGTAATACGACTATTCCGCCCGCGCTAAAGGCGGAGATCGTTAAGCATGGTGAACAGCTGAGCAAGAGCATTGAAAATGCCAAATTGCTGGAGCTGGTGTCACGCAAGGAAATGTCACCGCTGCTGGCCAAGGCCTATTTTGAATTGTATGGCATCGATTATGATGCCGCTAATCCATTGCATTCGGCGCCCGTGTACCAATATTTCCTGCCGGCGCAGGCGGCACATGTGATTCGTACTTCACAGCAAGTTGCATAATGGGGTTCATCCAGAACGCCCCTGCTGTTAAGTAGCAGGGGCGTTTATTTTTTGGCGTTTACTTGCCAAGAAGCATGCTTAGGGATTTTTTTTCGCTAGCTGTGGGATGGTGGTTGAGATTGTAAATAATCCCGGCAAGTTCTTTAGTTTGGGGCGATGCCGATGGGTCATCGATAATCCCCTTCAGTCGAGTTTTGTCACTGCCGGTGGCTTTGTGTTCAACATTAAGCAGGGCCGTGGCAATCGTTTTTTCGTGAGCGCTGGTCGCCGGGTCTTTGGCTATATTTTGCAAGGTCATTTTTCCTGATGATGTTGGGTTGTGATCAAAGTCGATAAGGATAGCGGCCATTTCCTTGACGGCGACGGATTCAGGTTCTGCCGCATAGATGCCTGTGCTGTTTAGTGCGAGCGCCACAGCAAGCGCATGTATGGTTTTCATAATTTCCTCTTTATTTGATGTTGGGGTTATATTTGGACTTCACGATTAACCAAATAGATTACTTGGTAATTGGTTTCAAGCTTATTTAAAATGCATGAATAGATGTGTTCGAAGCAGTGACTCAAGGCCGGGGGAGGAATCCGGTATAATGCCCCATTTCCTGCGTTATTACCCACGTAAAAATTGATGGTAGGTGAGACAATGAGCAAGGCTAAAAATAAAACAATAGATTTTTCACTGGGTTACTATTCAAGTGATCGTAATGTGGGTGGAGTAGCTGTGGTCAGCGCCAAGGGTGGCAAGACGAGCGTAATCACGCTGGAGACCGTGCCTGCCACCGATCTGGACAAACCCCTGAAACCCGTTTTCGTGGGGCTGGCCGAGGATCACCGCGTCATCACCCTGGACCCGCGCACCAAAGAGCTGGACGTGCAAAAAGCATTTCCGGTGGATGCCTTTCCGGCGCATATCTATTCCGATCCGACTTCAAATCGCGACTGGTTCATGAACGATGGCGACAAAGAAACGGGCAACGACACGCTCAATTGTGGTGATAAAGGTTCTTCGGTCACGGTGATTGAAGGAACGGCCAGTAGCCAGGCAAAATTCTTAAAGACGATTTGTGTCGGCCGTGGACATCATCAAGCCGCATTTAGTTTTCCTTCGGACACCGCACCCAATGTGCCGAGCCAGGCCTATATCAGTAATCTGAAAGATGGCAGCATCACCGTGATTGGCAATGATCCGGCGCAGACGGATAAATTCTTACAAGTGCTGGCGACGATTAATCTCTGTGAGCCAGATAAAGAAGATGGCGTCAGCGCGCCGACGATTCCCAACAATTCTTTTCCGCATGGCTTGGTGTACTCAAAAGTAACGGGCAAAGTTTATAACCTGAGTAACGGGTATGGCACGGTAGTGGTGATTAATCCGGTGACGCATGAAATCGAGCAGCGTATCGCCTTGAAGGGATTTAGTAATTTGTTGGTGAGCCCCTGTGGTCGCTATGTCATTGCGCGTGGCGCGGATCGTAAGTCCGATCCTAATCATGTGATCGCACGCCTGGCAGTGCTGGATATCACTGTCAATGAAGTTGTCGCGCGGCTTGAACTGAAAGATATTTATATCAGCAAATACTTCTTCAATCCCGAAGGTACCAAGTTATATCTCACGACGTCCGTATCTGGTAGCCCGGAACAGTTAGCCAATCTGAAGCAGGATGCGCTGCTGGTGTTTGATTTGACGCAACTCCCGGCGCTGAAATTGACTGGCGAGTTACGCTTGGGTTCATCATGCGGCACGCTTGATTTCCTGGCGCGGGATGGTCGTACCGAATTGGTATTCTCTTCCAATTCAACCGAAGGTACGGTGGCAGTAATATGTGCCGAGAGTGATCAAATTCTGGAAAAGATTTCTGTGGGCCCCGGGCGTGAGCATTCGCGGTTGTGGGTGCTGTAATTAAATTGTAGGGGCGATTCGTGAATCGCCCCTACGTAAACAATTCTTCCAAGGGTAATACTGTTAGCCTTGAATCGATTTCGTTAAGAAACGCGCCGGTATCGATCAGCCAGTAATTCTCAATGACGTGAATTTTGAGATCAGAAGTCACGCTGTGGCCGCAGACTACGCGCTCAATGCCGCTGACACCATGGCGGACTTTTCCTTTGGCGCGGCGGCGTCCCCACAGCGCCTCCTGGCGGCAATCCATGTCGCCACGTTGCAGTAATTTCAGAAAATCCGGCCAGTTTAGACGGGGCGGGACGTCAGCGTGGACGATGCCCACCTTTCCATGCGCGGTAGCCACTTCCATCGCCAGCGGCAGCTTCTCAAACGCGGTATGGATTTGTTTGCGGCGTTGGGCATCCAGCGCCAACCACCACTCGCCGCCGTTGGCTTCGAACCAATAACGTTCGCGTGCTATTTCCAGGGAACAATGCAGCACCATGTCTTCGTGATTGCCCAGGCAGGCGTGAAACCAGGGCTGAGCAAGATAATGGAGTACGGCGAGGGAATTAGGGCCGCGATCGACCAGGTCACCGACAGCAAAACAGCGATCACGCTGGGGATTAAATCCATGGGCTTTGAGGGCCTCTTCCAGCTGATCAAAGCAGCCATGGATATCGCCGATGACAAAATCGCGGCCCGCTGTGTTAATGTTGAAATACTCGATCATGTTTTAATCCGGGGTCATCCAGCCCCATAGTCTACGAGTTGCGGTCATGAACGACCAGTATTTACATGACAACTTGGTCTTGATTTTCAGGGCGCTGACCTTTGCTGCCGAAAAACATCGTCATCAGCGGCGCAAGGATGTGGCTGCCTCGCCGTATATCAATCATCCCATCGCATTGGCAACGGTGTTGAGCCAGGAGGCCGGGATTAGCGATGTGCCGGTGATTTGTGCCGCGCTGCTCCATGATACGGTGGAAGATACCGAGACTTCGCCTGAAGAGATCGAAGCCTTGTTTGGCGCTGAGATCCGCAATGTGGTGATGGAAGTGACTGACGATCAAAGTTTGTCCAAGGCAGAACGAAAGCGCCTGCAGGTCGAAAATTCGGTGCATGCAACCCAGGCGGCAAAGCTGGTCAAATTGGCGGACAAAATTTGCAACCTGCGCGATATGGATGCAAACCCGCCGGCAGGATGGACAATGGAGCAGCGACGAGCCTATTTCGACTGGGCGAAGGCAGTCGTGGATCGGATTCGTGGCACGCATCCCAAACTGGAAACGATTTTTGATACGGCTTATGGGCGTCGCCCTGATAATTAGATTTCAAATTCCACGTATTCGCAATTGGCTATTTTTAAATCCAGCATTTGTTCGTCGCTGAGGTGGGTGAAATGGGCGATAAAAACCCGCAGCGTCTCTTCATGGGCGATGGCGGCAAAGTAGTCAGCGACTGGCTGGCCATCAAAGCCTGAGCGGATGTCATTGATTAAAGGATGGGTTTCAATCGGGGCATGGTGATGACGATTGATGATATCGGCGGTTTGACGCGTGCGTGGCAGTTCCGAAACGAGGATGCGTTCGATGCCTGCATTGCGCAATCGTTCGGCGGCGGCGCGGGCTTGTGTCTCTCCCGCAGGGGTCAGGTGAACATTACGCTGCGGATCATCGTTGCATAGATGCAATAAGTTATAGTTCGTCTGGCCGTGTGACGGATAAAATAAACGCGCATATATTTTTAGCGAAATTTGGTTCTGGCAATGGGAAATTGTAACAGCCTGCACGAATGAAAGAACTAACCAAGGGTTTAATTTGCGACGAGATGCTGCAAGGCGTCGGCCGCTGGTTGCGGGCAGCGGGTTATGACGTTTGGATTGCCGAAAGGGGATTGAGTGACCGGCAATTAGTCAATCTGGCGCGAGACAGCGATCGTTTGTTGATTACCCGTGACCGGCGTTTGAACAATGAAAATAATCTTGCCGGGGTTTCGTATCTGCTGTTGGAGTCAAATGCCATGCCGGAATGCCTGGCTGAGCTTACGGCTGCATTGGGCATCAATTGGCTGCGCGCGCCGTTTAGTCGCTGTTTGATATGCAATACGCCGTTGCAGTTGGCGACAGAATCGCAAATGGCGAGGGTACCGGGTGATGCCAGGCGGTTCGGTGATGTTATTCTTTATTGCGCGGGTTGCGATCGAGTCTATTGGCAAGGGAGTCATGTGCGACGGATGCGACATAAGCTTGAATCTTATGCCAAGGGGGAATGGATGTGAAAACGAAGTCTTATTTAAAACAACAAAGCGCCTGGTGGCGCTGGTGGTTGATCTGGGGGTTGCTGGCGTATTTATGCAGTCCGGGGTTCGTAAGTGCCGGCGTGTTTCGCTGTGTTGAATCCGGGCGAGTTGTATTCCAGGATCAACCGTGTACGTGGCCGAAAGTGGGGGTGGCCACTGAAAAATCGGCGCCTACGGCTGCGCCAGCGGTTGCAACAGATAAAAATCGGACGTTATTTTGGCGACTTGATCGTGGACAGACACGTTTTTATTTGCTGGGCTCGATACATTTTGGCCGCGCTGAGATGTATCCGCTCCCTGCGCCAATCATGCAGGCTTTTGCCGCTGCCGATGCCTTGGTCGTCGAAATTAACATGACGGCCATTGATCCGTTCCAGGTGGCGCAATTATTTGCCGTCAGTGGCATGTATCCGCCGGGAGAAAGTCTTCGCCAGCATCTGGATGAGGTGAGCTGGCAACGGTTGGTGAAGGCAATGGCCAAACTGGGGGCGCCGGAACAATTGGTCACCATGCAAAAGCCGTGGCTGGCGGCATTGACGCTGGAGTCATTATCGATCAAACAGGCAGGATATAATGAGGAGCTTGGGGTCGATCTGTATTTTCTGAATCAGGCGGCAGGAAAGAAAAAAATCATTGAGCTTGAAAGTGCAGCCAAGCAGGCGGAACTGTTAGCTGGATTGTCAGAGACGGCTCAGTTGGCGATGTTGCGCGATTCTCTGCGCGTGATGGATGACAGTAAGGAATATTATCAGCGGATGTTGAGTGCCTGGTCCCAAGGGAATGGGGCGGCACTTGAAGATTTGATGGACGAGAGTTTTGGCGTTACGGCCGGTGAAAAAGAAATAGAAACTGTGTTGATGACTGCCCGAAATAAGGGTATGACGGAAGGCCTGGAGCGTCTGGCCAAACAGGGCGGTACTTATTTTGTGGTGTTGGGTGCCGGCCATTTTG of the Gammaproteobacteria bacterium genome contains:
- a CDS encoding bifunctional (p)ppGpp synthetase/guanosine-3',5'-bis(diphosphate) 3'-pyrophosphohydrolase, producing the protein MNDQYLHDNLVLIFRALTFAAEKHRHQRRKDVAASPYINHPIALATVLSQEAGISDVPVICAALLHDTVEDTETSPEEIEALFGAEIRNVVMEVTDDQSLSKAERKRLQVENSVHATQAAKLVKLADKICNLRDMDANPPAGWTMEQRRAYFDWAKAVVDRIRGTHPKLETIFDTAYGRRPDN
- a CDS encoding histidine phosphatase family protein; the encoded protein is MHLCNDDPQRNVHLTPAGETQARAAAERLRNAGIERILVSELPRTRQTADIINRHHHAPIETHPLINDIRSGFDGQPVADYFAAIAHEETLRVFIAHFTHLSDEQMLDLKIANCEYVEFEI
- a CDS encoding metallophosphoesterase, translating into MIEYFNINTAGRDFVIGDIHGCFDQLEEALKAHGFNPQRDRCFAVGDLVDRGPNSLAVLHYLAQPWFHACLGNHEDMVLHCSLEIARERYWFEANGGEWWLALDAQRRKQIHTAFEKLPLAMEVATAHGKVGIVHADVPPRLNWPDFLKLLQRGDMDCRQEALWGRRRAKGKVRHGVSGIERVVCGHSVTSDLKIHVIENYWLIDTGAFLNEIDSRLTVLPLEELFT
- a CDS encoding TraB/GumN family protein; amino-acid sequence: MKTKSYLKQQSAWWRWWLIWGLLAYLCSPGFVSAGVFRCVESGRVVFQDQPCTWPKVGVATEKSAPTAAPAVATDKNRTLFWRLDRGQTRFYLLGSIHFGRAEMYPLPAPIMQAFAAADALVVEINMTAIDPFQVAQLFAVSGMYPPGESLRQHLDEVSWQRLVKAMAKLGAPEQLVTMQKPWLAALTLESLSIKQAGYNEELGVDLYFLNQAAGKKKIIELESAAKQAELLAGLSETAQLAMLRDSLRVMDDSKEYYQRMLSAWSQGNGAALEDLMDESFGVTAGEKEIETVLMTARNKGMTEGLERLAKQGGTYFVVLGAGHFVGHDGIVEQLKQKGFAVQQQ